Genomic DNA from Methanothermobacter thermautotrophicus:
TTTTGCCAGTTCCTTGAGCACATCATCCGGGCACTCGATACCCTCAGCACGGCATATCCTCCTGAGGGCGGCTGCTATGGATGATGTGTGGACCTTTCTGAGGTTTAAGACCCTGCATCTGGGCTTTATGCTCTGCAGCCTCTTGCTGTAGGGGTCGTTTGCTGTGAGGACCATGGGGTGTCTGCTCTCCTTTATGATCCTGTTTATTGCCTGGACACCACCACGGTCCTCATTTCCATGGATCCCATCAACCTCATCAAGTATGATCAGCTTGAGGTCATGGTTGAAGAGTGAACGGGTCGCCGAAGCCTCACCTGCGGTCCTCATCAGGGCTTCCTGGGAGCGCCTGTCGCTTGCGTTGAGTTCAAGGGTATCAGAGAACTCCCTGCCTATGATGTGGGCGAGTGTCGTCTTACCTGTCCCGGGGGGGCCAAGGAGAAGGAGTGGCTTCTGGGGCTTCCCTGCCTTCCACCCTTTGATCCACTCCCTTATCTCGGCTATGACCTTCTGGTTCCCGACCACCTCATCGAAGCTCACTGGCCGGTATTTCTCTGTCCATGACATTTAATGTACCTCTTTAGGTGTGTTCCAGGAACCTTGCAAGGAGGGCCTCGAGCTGTATCCTGGGATTGGCGCCCTCCCTTATCCTGAAGTCGTATTCGCCGATGGCGTCTATCAGGCCTATGTACCTCTCACCATCCACCTCTCCCTCCATCGCGAGCCTTGAGAGCTCCTGGTAGATCTGGGTGACCATGTCCTCTCCACTTATACCCTGGAGGACCATGATCTCCCGGAGCATGTCCCTGGCCTCCATGAACTTACCATCAAGGATGGTCTTTATCATCTTCCTCACATCCTTGGGCCGGGCCCTTGAAACGACATCGTAGATACTTGACTCTGTTATATTCTCACCAAGGGATGCAGCTGACTGGAGGAGGTTTATGGCCTTTCTGAGATCCCCCTCAGCGAAGTAGACGATGGTATCAAGGGCCTGGGGCTCGTATTCAAGGTTCTCCTGCTCTGCGATGTACTCCAGGCGTTTGATTATCTGGTGACCCTTCAGGGGGAGGAACCTGAATATGGCGCACCTTGACTGGATGGGGTCTATTATCTTTGAGGAGTAGTTACAGGAGAGTATGAAGGAGGATGTCTTTGTGTACATTTCCATCTCCCTCCTGAGGGCGTGCTGTGCGTCCTTTGTCATGTTGTCAACTTCGTCGAGGAATATTATCCTGAAGGGGGCGCCCACCGGTTTTAGGCGGCAGAAGTTCTTTATGCTGGTCCTTACGGTGTCTATACCCCTGGCGTCTGAGGCGTTGAGTTCAAGGAAGTTCTGCCTCCAGTACTCACCGAGTATCTCCCTTGCAAGGGACAGGGCCGTTGTTGTTTTACCGACACCTGCTGGACCCGTGAACATGAGGTTCGGCATGCTCTTCTCTTCAACGTAACGTTTGAGACGTGGTATTATGTGTTCCTGGCCTACTATATCATCAAGTTTCTGTGGTCTGTATTTCTCTACCCAAGGTCCGTTCATAATGATCACCGATAAGGTTTAATGGAGTTTTCACTGTCCATGGACCGCGGATCCATCAACTGTGTTTTTCATGGACTGGATCGTTATAGGTTTGTCATCCATCAATATAGTCAATTATCCTGGGACCCCTGATTCGTGTTAAGGGCCCTGCTCAGGGCGTCCTCCATGACATCCAGGGGCGGATCCCTTCCTGTCCAGATCCTGAAGGCCTCAACGCCCTGGTAGAGGAGCATACGGATCCCTGATACGGGAATGGCCGATGCCCTCTCAGCCTCCCGCAGGAGGACCGTCCTCAGGGGGTTGTATACGAGGTCATGGACCACAAGGCCCTCATGCATGAGTTCAGCCTCCACCAGTGGCCGGTCATCTGTGTTGGGATACATGCCCACCGGTGTGGTGTCTATGAGGATATCGGCTGATTTAACGGAGCCGGGGATGAGTTCATAGCCCCCGTATGATGCCTCAAAGCCCAGTTTATCTGCCATGTCCTCTGCGAGGTGCCGGGCCTTCTCAGGGGTCCTGTTCAGTATGGTTATATCCGAGGCTCCCCTCTCTGCAAGCTGGAATGCGCAGGCCCTTGCAGCGCCACCAGCCCCGAGTATGAGGACGGATGAGCCCTCAACGGATGTCACCTCCTCAAGGGCCTTCAAGCACCCGGAAGCATCGGTGTTGTATCCCCTGATGGTTCCGTCATCAAATTTCAGGGTGTTAACAGCACCTATCAGGGCTGCTGTTCCATGGATATCATCAATGTACTCCAGGATGGCCTCCTTGTGGGGTATTGTCACGTTCACTCCCTGCACTCCCATGGCCCTAAGGCCCTCAACCGCTGCCTTGATGTCAGGGGACCTGACAGGGAATGGTACATATACCCAGTCCATCCCGAGGCTTCTGAAGGCAGAGTTGTGCATTATGGGTGAGAGGCTGTGCCCCAGGGGGTGGCCTATGATTCCGGTTACACGGGTTTTTCCAGTTATCAGTTTATCACCCCAGATTATAGGTAATATTATCTAAAGCAGGTGTTGTGTTGCCCAGTAAACTGATTTTTTTACATTTAGCACATGAGCGGCATTTCGGTGAAGGATCTGGTTTTCCTCCTTCCACTTACAATATTTATTTACCATCAGCGATAAATATTCCTTCTGAAGTTACAATAAATCCGGGGAGAGTGTGACATGCTTGCAAAGCAGAGATTTGTACTTGATACAACGGCCTTTACAGATAACCAGCTGCGGGAACTGCTGGGTGACGGCGACCTCAACATTTCGGTTGACAGGATGCTTGACCTCATAGCGAGAAGCAGGATAAAACTCAACATAAGCTGTCACATGCCCCCCATCACCTACAAGGAATT
This window encodes:
- a CDS encoding replication factor C small subunit, which produces MNGPWVEKYRPQKLDDIVGQEHIIPRLKRYVEEKSMPNLMFTGPAGVGKTTTALSLAREILGEYWRQNFLELNASDARGIDTVRTSIKNFCRLKPVGAPFRIIFLDEVDNMTKDAQHALRREMEMYTKTSSFILSCNYSSKIIDPIQSRCAIFRFLPLKGHQIIKRLEYIAEQENLEYEPQALDTIVYFAEGDLRKAINLLQSAASLGENITESSIYDVVSRARPKDVRKMIKTILDGKFMEARDMLREIMVLQGISGEDMVTQIYQELSRLAMEGEVDGERYIGLIDAIGEYDFRIREGANPRIQLEALLARFLEHT
- a CDS encoding shikimate dehydrogenase, with the translated sequence MITGKTRVTGIIGHPLGHSLSPIMHNSAFRSLGMDWVYVPFPVRSPDIKAAVEGLRAMGVQGVNVTIPHKEAILEYIDDIHGTAALIGAVNTLKFDDGTIRGYNTDASGCLKALEEVTSVEGSSVLILGAGGAARACAFQLAERGASDITILNRTPEKARHLAEDMADKLGFEASYGGYELIPGSVKSADILIDTTPVGMYPNTDDRPLVEAELMHEGLVVHDLVYNPLRTVLLREAERASAIPVSGIRMLLYQGVEAFRIWTGRDPPLDVMEDALSRALNTNQGSQDN